ATCGGTGAAGGTGGTTATGAAACgaagtttttgaaaaaatataaatttacaGTTCTAAAATACTCGATACATTTATTCACCTTGAGTGCTAAAAATATAGATTATTTTAATACAGTCTGGCAACCGTTTCCAACTAGCAGGTTGGCATCACTGTTTTAGTACATAGCTTCCATATGTGTTTGCAGTGCTTGCTACGTTCGCTATGTCCCACGGTTGCATTGTCTCGTTGCCAATATTACCAAGAAAACAGTTTCGCTTGTGTTGCGCAGTTGCATGCGTGCGAATCAATCAGGAGTGTTGTTTGTGCTCCGCATCGGGATGTTAATTACTTCCCAGTGAAGTAATAAAGTGTTTCCCAAGTAATCGAATAAAGTGACAGATTAGCGAAACATGAATACGGAAGAAATTAAGCGAAGCTTCGGTTTCGGCTGCCGTGAATCGCCGGACATTTACAACAAATTCCTAGAAGAGTTAGGATACTATCGTAAGCATGCCGCTACCGATTCTACCTCATTGTTTCGTGTTATATCAGAGTTGCAATACGACATACAGCTCTATCACCAGAAGGTTCGCCTGGAGTGTGTGAAATTTATGCGCAGAAATCGGGGAATATTCGTGAAGGTATGTCTTTGAGGCACCTACTCCTAACCTCAATACGCCGAGCAAAAGTGACATTTGGGAGTATGCGCGGTATGATCaaatgttgtgttttcttaTATTCTCTTAGGACATTAAGTACGCTTACGAATCGTACGTGAACAACCTATTGCGTCCGCGGACGTATGGCGGTATGGTGGAATTGAAAGCGCTGGCATTACGGTACAGGTAGGTAACTTCTATTGCATCATAATGGGATAACGTTTTTCAACACCTGAAAATGCTAACTCGTATTCCAGGGCAAACATATTTCTATTCGAACCCCTGACAGAAGGCAAGTGGTTTGTGTACAATCCGAAATATAAAGTAACCTGGCGGCTTTTCGTCGGTCGTGATAATCATTTCGATGCGGTGTACCCATTAGAAACGATTAAAGTAGCCGCTGAATGTCAGGGTAATATATACACCTCGTCAGTGTAGAAGATCTGTAGGAGATATTAAAGCGTTGTTTTATATTGTACCTTTTAGCGATAGTTTATCAGTTGCTGTACACAAAAGTACTAGGTTTGCCAGACGTCGAGTATTCCGTCGAACGTATGTTGCACGATCCAGAGGATAAGTTCTTTAGATACGCAACGCAAACCGATGGTACAACTACCGCCATTACACCGGATGGATTGCATATGCAACTATCCAAACCGGAAGATACGAATTGCGTGCTGATGTATCCGCATCTGTGCCATTTTCACAATGAGCATTACTTTTTCATCATAAGGGATTATTTCGAACAGTACGGATTAGAAGAAGGATGCCGTGCTTACATTGGCGACTACCTTCAGGACAGACGAAATAAACCCAATCCGCTACTTACGGATTCGAAAAGTTCCTGTGTGCGACAACTTCTCGCCCTCGGCATCACTCCATTCCCTTACAAGGTGGCGAAAGCGCTTGATCCTTGTATCTATCGGAATGTGGAGTACGATGTGTGGCAAGAAATGCGGACGGAAAGGAATAACGCAATACTGGAGGTTTGTTAACTCGCCTGTGATGCATTGGATATGTAAATGTAACCTATAAATTCTGTAAATCCTTTTAGAATGAGAAAAGAATccaaaatgaaatgaatggcGAAAAATCCGTTTATTCGCGTGCATTGTTGCCAGCAGGTAAGATATATAATGCCTTTCGTTTAGGTCTGACATGTTTCTAATACCAGTGTTTTATCTTCTATCTTAGAGtcttacaaacaaaaaagtccGCAATTAAATGCTAATTATGTTGCGCATCAGAACACTGATGGCTGCACTGCGCTGGAACCTGTCCAGCATTTGGATATTTGCGGAAGAATCAATTCTCCATACGAGCATTTTGCGCCTTATCAGAATCTCTATATACCACCACCTTCCGAACCATATGCTGTTAACACAACACTGATGAACACTGAGAACACGGATGGAGCAGTGGCTGCGCTACAACCTGTCCAGCATTTGGACTATTTCGGTAGAATCGATACTCCATTCGAATACTTTACACCTTATCAGAGCTTCTATATGCCACCACCTTCCGAACACTATGCTGCTAGTAATGTCGGCATGTTAACATCGGATCTGCATAATTTGACATTGTCCGATAATGGGGCGCATCCGATTGGTGTGCATGGCTGCGTTTATGCTCCTTACAGTCCCACCACGCCGCCGCTGGTACGATAGAAGCAACTGTTTGaaatttaaactgtttttttcatctaacacttttttttttattttagcaaTTAATTCACGCGACTACGCAGTCACCACtgaaacattttccacagACACCAACCCTAACAACCAATGAACCATTGGCTATAACGGATCGCATTACACTAATACCAAACCAACTGAGCCCATCTATATCGAATACTCGTGTGATGGTGGTCGATTCACCACTgcaagcacaacaacagccgACGTACCATCATCAAGTACCGCAACAAACCCATTATaatcaacaaccacaacaTTCCTATCAGCACCAGCGACAGCGGCAACGACAACGCCATCGCAATCGCCATCGAGAGGATcggcaacagcaccaacagcagcagcaggaaccACGAAAGATACATGTAGCTATACCCTATAATTCGGGGTGCTACGTGCAGTATTTTCCCATTGCAGGAGATACAAATAGTaagttttatagttttttgtaTCCTTTTGTATTGTGCGATAAACAGTCATAAGATAGCTAACATGCATATCATTATCTGTTATAGATATATCAGCATTGTCATCGGGGCACGATAGTAATTCATAAACCTTCCGCGCACCAATCACTGGACACCTCACCGAGTGCGCTCCTCCTTCTCCATTTTGGCACCATTAATGATTAATTTTGATTGATAGAATATTTCAATTGTTattcgattgtttgttttatctatcaattgttattaattttatttggtAAGTTATCATGAACTACGTATTACTAATAACGGGAAAGCTTACTAaccaattatttttctttgtttcaaatttataGATTTACTACAATTTGTTATTTGATTTGCTAAGAGTATGTTGGCGGGCATTGAACTTAATATCACTTTTTTATTGCTGACATGTACAACTATATGTGCATGAACGGATGCGTTATCAAGGATACCTTA
This window of the Anopheles moucheti chromosome X, idAnoMoucSN_F20_07, whole genome shotgun sequence genome carries:
- the LOC128307078 gene encoding uncharacterized protein LOC128307078; protein product: MNTEEIKRSFGFGCRESPDIYNKFLEELGYYRKHAATDSTSLFRVISELQYDIQLYHQKVRLECVKFMRRNRGIFVKDIKYAYESYVNNLLRPRTYGGMVELKALALRYRANIFLFEPLTEGKWFVYNPKYKVTWRLFVGRDNHFDAVYPLETIKVAAECQAIVYQLLYTKVLGLPDVEYSVERMLHDPEDKFFRYATQTDGTTTAITPDGLHMQLSKPEDTNCVLMYPHLCHFHNEHYFFIIRDYFEQYGLEEGCRAYIGDYLQDRRNKPNPLLTDSKSSCVRQLLALGITPFPYKVAKALDPCIYRNVEYDVWQEMRTERNNAILENEKRIQNEMNGEKSVYSRALLPAESYKQKSPQLNANYVAHQNTDGCTALEPVQHLDICGRINSPYEHFAPYQNLYIPPPSEPYAVNTTLMNTENTDGAVAALQPVQHLDYFGRIDTPFEYFTPYQSFYMPPPSEHYAASNVGMLTSDLHNLTLSDNGAHPIGVHGCVYAPYSPTTPPLQLIHATTQSPLKHFPQTPTLTTNEPLAITDRITLIPNQLSPSISNTRVMVVDSPLQAQQQPTYHHQVPQQTHYNQQPQHSYQHQRQRQRQRHRNRHREDRQQHQQQQQEPRKIHVAIPYNSGCYVQYFPIAGDTNNISALSSGHDSNS